CTTACTCTTCAGCAGTTCTGTAGAGAGAAGTCTATTCAAGAACATGAGTCCATCCACTAGTggagatatttaaataaatatggaCAAATAGCAGAAGTCAATTATATCTTTGGAGCTTggaagaaaactggagcacctgaaTGCATAGTGCATAATGAAAGAAAATATCTACTTACTATTACTTAGATTTGTGCTATTTTTATAAATATGCCACTTTGGATCTGGTCTGGTGTTATATATCTTGTGTCCTGCTGTAAATAAATCACGATTCATATCTAAACCTcagtacattctaaaaatgtcCTCACCTTCTTCTGCTAGCTCTTTGTTGAGGATTAACTTCCCATGTCGTAGGTAGTTCAGGATGGGTCCAAAATAGGTTGGGTCCCGATCAATGAGATAGGCTCCTGTCTCGTCCTAggaaataaacacaataacattTTCACTAAACTATGCGGACTCGGACAATTACAAGTATGAGCCATAAATCagtataatatttatttcatatacacatgtacatatatgtttTCCAAGAAGCCCAAAGGCTCATATTTTCAGGTGCCAAAGCCAgcacatttttaattatattctatGTATAAGTCcactgtgtttaaaaaaagagcagATAGATCTCATTTTGTCTAGCTTTACTCACACTTCTAGCAATGTCACATGTTGAGAGGTCGCAAGCACATGGATCGATGTTGTAGTATGTGTGGCCCCAAAACTAGTGCTACTATTGAAAACAATACGACTGTAATTGTTTAGATCATTGTTGAGCATTCCGGTATATCTGGTATCTAGGTGACTGCGCTATTAGGTCGCAATGCTCCTTGGCCTAAGCACTAAACAGCTAGATCTCAGCCCACTTGCGATTCTCCAAATAGGTAATTTACAAAAGTGCTGACACACAACGCACTTTTTTTATGCACGTGTTTATCAGGCTCTAGCATACACATGTGCACACTCATGTTCGGTTACTGGTGTAAGGACTGAGGAGACCAGCTGCAAACGTGCAAAGAGTAAAACCATGACTTCAAAGTGCTACCTACTACAACATTAAACTTTCTCCTAAAATGCTAATGATCCCAGGCTTATTTACATCATTATTTATGAGTGACAGAACATCACGGAATTAGTACTTGTGTGCATGTAAATGGTTTTATCTGCTTCAAATGTACCTGCTGGTAAAAATGTTGTCCCacatagtggtatatttactaaactgcgggtttgaaaataaaaataaaaatgaagatgttgcctagagcaaccaatcagattctgtcattttgtagaatgtactaaataaataactagaacctgattggttgctataggcaacatcttcactttttcaaatacgcagtttagtaaatatacccccctagcCTTTTCGCTATGTGACCAACTGCTACACAAGGAGATCCCAGAACAACGCACTCTCTTTATCCCTTTAATCTTATTTACATACATGTGAGCGTAATTCGAGATATGAATGTGTCAAGCCCCCATTTAGTTAAGAACCTCCCACTCATCCAAGTTCCTTCTGTCAGAAAATTACATGTTGCACCCTCTTCTGATTTTGCAGATCCAGGTGTTTCCTATAAAATAGGCCTTTTTACATGTTTGTAAACGACCCTTAGATAGCACTAAGTGGCACAATCATACTATGTATGACCAGCTGTATATTTGCAGCTCCAACATAAAAATTCAGTAAAAACGAAGTGTGCGCAAAATGttaactataaaaaaaacctgttaagCACTTTAGGGTGGTTAATAACACACTAGTGACATGTGTGAAGCAAAATTGCTTttgacatacagggcctgattcattgaggggCATAAATGTCACAGAACtgaaccatacaccagagaactcAGCGACATCCAAATGATAaacaagcgcaaaggacccttactacagcctacaatttcaagggGCGTAacggacgtatgcacgtagttaaCGCACAGTAAGGGTGTACCAAGCCCGAGTGCACgccgtccaattcaagctttaagcatctcaaaggtacgtgtttttctatcttatcacttgtaccagctgcaggtcgggtgtaagtgccgattactactgatgacggttgtgtatgccactagaacatgtgtttgcaatcagcaggaagagtaaaaatttattttatgtacaatagacattcatcataaatgtatttcatagaaaaatgaattacatttttttaatgttttgtcattaatgactataatacTAACgttacattaattgattttttttttctgtgcattccttTGTCACTtattattccacatatgtattggacatatcctgcagtgtatttatcagttagagcagagtggacctagacccgtactcgacaacaaaaatatattcagatctgggggtaaatgtatcaatctccggtttcttcaactcccgcgagttcggcgtctttgcagcttaaatttaaagcggcgctgctttgtaaagggaagtttccctttaaatttaagctgcaaagacgccgaactcgcgggagttgaagaaaccggaggttgatacatttaccccctgctctttgttgaatacggacgtgcgtatgcccgatgTACATATGTCTTTTAAAAACAGCACATTAGGTCTGTTAATTAATCAGGCCAACGGTGTGCAAGCAGTGCTTACAATTGTGGTTGATGTGGTCAGTGGTCACATCTTTGAACCCTACTTTCACTGAATACAGCAGGCAGCTTCCTAAAAAGAGACTACGGCATGGAGTCATACCCTTACCAATATGTTCCATCATCCTAGCAGTACTTTTGGCTTTACTGGCATTAAAAAATGCTAGTAAAATCatgaatatttttgttttaatggcAGCAGGTAACTGACCTTAAAAATACATAACTAAATATAAAAGGATACCATATGAATTATAGAATGGTGGACTGTCTGGAATCTGGTATTGGGTTAAGCTGGTATTGCCATCCAAGTCCTTTACATATGAATGCTGGAGAGAAACGCACATAATGTCTGGTCAGTAGCCGGATTGTGCCTGTTGGTGTCAGTGATGTTATATAACAGAagattatacacatatatatatatatatatatatatatatatatatatatatatatatatatatatatatacttatagtgCCCTCTCTGCACCTTGTCAGAGTCCAGGTCCGGGTCCTCCTGGCACAGGCGGTATAAGAAGGACTTGGGCTCCCGGCACAGAGTCTGTTTAGTGCTCAGGAAGTATGTGCCGCCCACATTGAGCCGGACCCACTTTCCTCCCGTCCTGCCGGCGGGATCCTGCTGCCTGGGACTGCGGGGACCGGAGCAGGAGAGGCCTGGGCTCGGCGGCCCGCTCCGGGGAGTGGGGATGGTCAGGGTGTAGGGGGCTACCCGCACTCCTACGGGCTCCGTGGATTCCCGCTGTGGTTCTGCCATCATGACTCAAACCGGACACAACCGGGAGAGCGGCGGAGCCATAACACCGAGACCAGGAGCGGGAGCGACTTCCGGGGAGATGTAGCGTCACTTCCGTGGCACCATCTTACTACACCCACAGGCTGGGCGCGGACACATGACGGAGACTAGTTCCTGCCAAAGTGGACTTGTATGAGGCTAGCATTAGGACAGTACTGGCAACGGCCACCCGACTACTATGTACACTCACGCTCCTCCCACCTATAACATCTCTCAGCATTGAGCATTCATACTGCTGACGTGTGATGTCATGACGCCATCCTTCAAGGTCATGACGTGCTAGACCCGTAATTTTACAATCACGTGACAAGCAAACGCCTGTCACAGCTCGCTGGGGGTTTGACAGCCGCTCGGTGATTGGTTCAAGCGGTTTCCTCTCGCGCTCTGTAATTGGTCGGTGTGGGGATTGCGGACTAACGTCAGTTTTCGCTGGTGGCCATTGCAGTGTCCCGGCCAAGTGTGACTGGAGGTCGCTGAGCCGAGAGGTGAGAGCCGGGGTCTGTGTGAGGCCTGTAGGTCCCCTGTCTGTCCCTGGAGCTCTGAGGGGTGTAATGTCCCCTTGTATGTACCGAGCCGACCTACAGACACCATGGCCGAGTCCTTCATATCCCCGCTGCTCCTGTATACTGGGTCATAGACTGGGGCTGGGAGCATAGTCATGTCATAAGGCTGTAGTCTATGTTCATAGTGTACTCTCAGGGGCTCTGAGTCCTTTCATACAagcaaaaaaagtatttattttatatatatatatatatatatgtgttgtatAACATGTACATGTATTATGATGGGTAATCAtgtccaaattatctttttctgCACACTTGTAGTTTACatgtgcaaaatattgtgcaTTAACTGTCATTCCATCGTTAGATGTGCATTTTATACACATTATCCTTTATTCATAATTTGCTGACCTATGCAGTGCTGTATATTGAGGAAATCgtgatacaaataaattacaCAGTTGCTtaagatgaccctgcccaaatgACCTTACGGTCTACGAGAGGGAActattgatacataaggtagcagagtAACAGTTGTAGCTGTTAGTGGGGAAAATTTATTGTAACATATTAAATTTTATAATTATGTGTAGGTTTAAACAGCATTCACATGTGCCTACAATGTGAGTGTTTTTTAGATGTGTTCAtgtaaaggtaggcttttggcaCTTTCTGTTTAAGATTTTAGCTTTTTAATgtcttttcatttaatttttgtttttaaacagtaGACAATAACATGACAGTACACAGATAACATAGAGATTCATGAACTGTGGCGTAGTACAATCCTATTGATGTAATAGCAGTGGTTGAGGTGGGcctggtatacggtgatatgccataccaccacttctactgctttcattgtaaaactatcacatttcattcacttacattttccatactgccacttttaaTTTTTCACTTTGGCCAGTGTCTCATAGCAGTAGATAAACAATATCCGGTCTTTGTGTTGATTATCTTCTGTGGAGcgcaaaataatataaaagaggagggggtaTAGGGTCGGCTGGGCAGGAATGACTAATTTGGGAGGCTCGCCTATCGGCAACGGCTCACAACTCCTATGTGATTATCACGAGATTTATCTAATGTGCTATTGGGGCGCAGAGGAGAAGGTTGGTGAGCGACAGGCTCAGGGTTGTGACAATG
The nucleotide sequence above comes from Mixophyes fleayi isolate aMixFle1 chromosome 6, aMixFle1.hap1, whole genome shotgun sequence. Encoded proteins:
- the KCTD2 gene encoding BTB/POZ domain-containing protein KCTD2, with product MMAEPQRESTEPVGVRVAPYTLTIPTPRSGPPSPGLSCSGPRSPRQQDPAGRTGGKWVRLNVGGTYFLSTKQTLCREPKSFLYRLCQEDPDLDSDKDETGAYLIDRDPTYFGPILNYLRHGKLILNKELAEEGVLEEAEFYNIASLVRLVKERIRDNENRTSQGPVKHVYRVLQCQEEELTQMVSTMSDGWKFEQLISIGSSYNYGSEDQAEFLCVVSRELNNSTNGLVIEPSEKAKILQERGSRM